A genome region from Bemisia tabaci chromosome 3, PGI_BMITA_v3 includes the following:
- the LOC109038608 gene encoding uncharacterized protein, translated as MAPKIVSDGYVKADSRNLPKLTLRMVVDFFNSSVRLEPEVQHVKEIRSSRASYGDHAVCYVQVKREGLKVCLKGEVTPEHRVRNKGYPVTMELDEGLMKITKAACSGCAASSVICKHVFAFVAWVNRRSETPSVTSVDCYWLRSPLAKVGSTDKFKLIAAMGKKRHTASVLPEHLAQFRNLSNKTFQKSGFQVYAQVTNPKVTLSIHRMHTSYVYDTPDPHTVDSFTDFCASLMTVEECLKVAEETKNQALSDLWFEFRYGRVTASKLHEAARCHTEDGSLVATILGAKKFKDTKAMARGRRLEPLVLSEVRKIRKTKVPMQKTGLVLNSAYPMFGASPDGILGEHVVEVKCPASGETYPSYFNNDFTEPAPKYKAQILLQMLLCDKQKGLFCVADPDFENNGFVKIIEVKFDRATIMELITAATEFWRKYVYPKL; from the exons ATGGCGCCGAAAATTGTTTCCGATGGATACGTAAAAGCAGACAGTCGCAATTTGCCCAAATTAACTCTTAGGATGGTCGTCGACTTCTTCAATTCATCGGTCAGGCTGGAGCCCGAGGTCCAGCATGTGAAGGAGATAAG gTCAAGTCGGGCAAGCTACGGTGATCATGCGGTTTGCTATGTGCAAGTAAAAAGAGAGGGACTTAAAGTGTGCCTCAAAGGAGAAGTCACCCCAGAGCATAGAGTACGTAACAAGGGCTACCCCGTGACGATGGAACTTGACGAAGGGCTAATGAAGATAACGAAAGCAGCTTGTTCCGGATGTGCAGCTAGCTCAG TTATTTGCAAGCATGTTTTCGCATTTGTGGCCTGGGTGAATCGGAGAAGTGAAACACCGTCTGTCACTTCTGTTGATTGCTACTGGCTCCGATCGCCCCTTGCGAAGGTTGGCTCCACGGACAAATTCAAGTTGATTGCTGCAATGGGCAAGAAGCGCCACACTGCATCGGTGCTGCCAGAACATTTGGCCCAGTTTCGAAATCTCAGCAACAAGACCTTCCAAAAGTCAGGGTTCCAAGTTTACGCGCAAGTGACAAATCCTAAGGTCACCTTATCAATTCACCGTATGCATACATCCTATGTTTATGATACTCCAGACCCTCATACCGTTGACAGTTTTACAGACTTTTGTGCCTCTCTAATGACTGTAGAGGAATGCTTAAAGGTAGCTGAGGAAACAAAAAACCAGGCCTTGTCTGATTTGTGGTTTGAGTTTCGATACGGGCGAGTAACTGCATCTAAGCTACATGAAGCAGCAAGGTGCCACACTGAGGACGGTTCCCTAGTTGCCACTATACTAggagccaaaaagttcaaagatACAAAAGCAATGGCCCGGGGGCGGAGGTTAGAGCCTTTAGTTTTAAGTGAAGTTAGGAAAATACGGAAAACAAAAGTTCCTATGCAAAAGACTGGATTAGTTTTAAACAGCGCGTACCCAATGTTTGGTGCTTCGCCTGATGGTATTCTTGGAGAGCATGTTGTGGAAGTTAAGTGTCCAGCTTCCGGGGAAACCTACCCATCTTATTTTAACAACGATTTTACGGAACCAGCACCTAAGTACAAAGCCCAAATTTTGCTTCAAATGCTTTTATGTGACAAGCAAAAAGGCCTGTTTTGTGTCGCTGACCCAGATTTCGAAAATAATGGGtttgtaaaaataattgaagtaAAGTTTGATAGAGCTACTATTATGGAATTGATTACTGCTGCCACAGAATTTTGGCGTAAATATGTTTATCCAAAGTTGTAA